Genomic window (Lusitaniella coriacea LEGE 07157):
GATCTGCTATTTCGTCAAAATCGAGTCCGGAGGTTCCCACAAAAAAGCGCAAATTTTCTCCCACCGGGAAGCGGTAGTACAGGTCATTGACCTCTAGATTATTTCCCGGTCCCCCATCGTGTCCCAAGCGAGACATATCCGTTCGCGTTGCGTTAGCGAAACTCTCCAAGTTACGAGCTTGTAAACGGACTCTCAAACGGTCTTTTCCCGTAAAACTCGTATCGAGATTGAGGCGCACGCGGCTACCAAAGATAACCGTATCATCCAAGTCTCCCTGAGCTGCTTCCACAGCCCCCGTTCTCGGATTGCGTCGCCGCACCTTCTCGTCCCCAGCAATACCAGCAACAGTAAAGAGGACTTCCCCATTCAAGCGAGTGGTGGTTGAGAATTGGTGATCCTCAAGGAAAGCCGTCCGGGCTTCGAGATTATCTACGCGAGTGCCAAGAGAGGCGAGTTCTGTTTCAAATTCCTGCATTAAGCGTCGCAGGGTTTCGAGGTCTTCGCGGGTGACAAAATCGGCTGTTGCTGCTGCGATTAAGCGCTCGATTTGGTTCAAGCAGGCGTTTAAACCCGCAGCAAATTCGTAGCGGCTGAGGGCGCGGTTGCCCCGGAAGGTTCCGTCGGGATAGCCCACTAAGCAGTCGTAGCGGATGATGAGGTCGTTGAGGGCTTGGTATGCCCAATCGCTGGGACTGACATCGCGAAATTTTGCCGCGCCTTCAACCCCTTGTCCGAGGGTTCCGTTGACTTCTTCATCGCTGTAGTTTTGAATCGTCTCTAGCAATTCGTTATTTGACGAGACAATTTCACTTGCTTGAGCAATCCCAGAGCTAGCTAGAAGCAGAGAACTGCTCAACAGGACGGGAGATAGCATTTGCTTTTGCCAAGGGGATTTGGGCATTGTTGTGATTCTCGTACTTCAATAAATAATTCGGCGTAAATTGCGTAGATGCTACCTCTTTTTGCAAAGCGGCTTTGTCGGCTGGCTGACAACAATGTTTTCGTAAGAAAAAGCTCTCCTTATTTAAAGAAGAGCTTAAGCTTAATGGACTTGAGAATATCA
Coding sequences:
- a CDS encoding iron uptake porin; its protein translation is MPKSPWQKQMLSPVLLSSSLLLASSGIAQASEIVSSNNELLETIQNYSDEEVNGTLGQGVEGAAKFRDVSPSDWAYQALNDLIIRYDCLVGYPDGTFRGNRALSRYEFAAGLNACLNQIERLIAAATADFVTREDLETLRRLMQEFETELASLGTRVDNLEARTAFLEDHQFSTTTRLNGEVLFTVAGIAGDEKVRRRNPRTGAVEAAQGDLDDTVIFGSRVRLNLDTSFTGKDRLRVRLQARNLESFANATRTDMSRLGHDGGPGNNLEVNDLYYRFPVGENLRFFVGTSGLDFDEIADPTNPFFDSGGSGALSRFGRKNPFIFRPTEGTGAGTNIKFNDLISVDLAYLTDDAAIASAGEGLFNGSYTAGVQLNFSEIAEVLDLSFSYLHSYQSSSDVNLTGSTGSRLARRPFLDVNDDPLPTSSERFGVQASWRVTPNINIAGWGGYMAANAEIGGGDADLWTWAANVAFLDLLKEGSVLGLIVGMPPKATSVSNGFSDPSTSILIEAQYRYPVSDNITITPGFMAIFNPEHNSINDTIYIGAIRTRFKF